ACGGTTGTTGTGCGTACGGGGGCAACAAGGCCATCACCACGCCGGGCCGTATGCTCTTCGACGTGTAAGTACTATGGATCCAAATCCTCCAATTGCCGGGTGAGCCAAGACCCCGGCCTGCGGGTCCCACCCAATCACTTTTCCAACCCAAGCCGTCCAAGTCCGGGACCCCTTTGGGCAATGCCTCCATTCCATGGGGTCCTCGTAGTTACATCATAACACCTCTTGGATGTTAAATGTTTGCAACACGGTGTCCTCCACGGCCTTTTGATCTTCCCTAGCAGGTGGCATCACCCTTTTAATTCCTCGTTTTTGGCCATTTCTTAACCCATTTCTCGACGAGATTAGGCGTCCATTTGTCTTTAAATGGAACCTCTTTAAGCTTCCTTTCCAAGAAAGGTagctattgacacctaattttatcGATCCTGCTCAAATttaatttatgtttttatttttttgttttaaattaaCAATGGCCAATATAggtcaaaataaattttccttttattgttgCACACTaggaaatgaataaataaaatagagagaTCGAATCGAGCCGAGTCAACTCGGACGCACGCGGCAAACCTAGCCCATGTTTCCTTCCCCCAACGCGAAATGGGCCTGGATGACGCAGGcccacttccttttttttttttttcctgtgagGCCAGCACAAGTGGCCCGCTtccctttaaaattttatttttaaaaattgtttctaaatgtaaacctaaacttAAAACTAAGATGCTTAGGATGCTTAGTATGACTTCAAGGTTTAGCAATAATGTGATGCAATTAATGAAAGATGGTCCAATGAATATTTCATTAACGAGAAAACCTTAACGatgaatcacaaaaaaaaaaaaaatgcaactaGGCCAATGATTGGATCGCCCGGGAATCGGACGGGGTCCTAGGACCATATGTCGGTTCCCTGTCCTTGAAACTAGGAACCGGACCCTCGAGTTTGGTTCCAAGCTCTAGGGTGCGACCGAACAAGACCGAGAACCAATCACCCCAAGCCATCGGCAAAAGAAAcgcgaaaagaaaaagaataatttgaaaaaattattaaaagtatCGGCGGTATCACATAGGACAACTAGcttccatgttagcaatttccggcCTAAGattagccggatggattgaattggtaccaatgcaaaaaagtttaggactaaatcgatagAATTAAAacgtttaagactgaattagtaacAATGGAatggtttagggcttttttggtacttttttccTATCTTCCGCGTATGCATATATCATCTTTGAATTGTCATGAAACAATATCGATTTTATAAGATCAACCAATGTACACCTAATGCTACCTGTTATTCTTTTGTCTGGATGAGAAGAATATGAAATTGGTTAGGTCTGATGTTCCTTTCTCTGCTATGTTTTTCTCGTCCCTTGACAGGTGACCGCTATGCAACAATGCGCAATATTTTAAAGATATTAGAAGTCTAATAAACTTATTAATGGAGTGTCATAATACTTGAACGAATGGACCGAGAAACATCACGAATAGCGAAGACGACAGGAACAGAAATAAGTCAAGGCATATTATTGAAGATGTCTTCAATGAAACGACTCAAAGACAAATAGGAAGGGCCACCCTCAACCAACGCCTTCCTACTCTTCTCGCTCATCTCCTTCACCTTTCTCCATCTCTCACCGCCAACCTCCCTCATTAACTTCCTTATTACGCCCTCTATTTCGTCCGCCATCACTACGGCATTGGTCTCCATCTTGAAATCCCTCCTGTAGTCCATCCTGACTTCCGTTGCGAGGCCCAGCTCCACTACTAGCTCGAACGAATTGAGCTGTTGCTCCGAGTACAAGGGCCATGTGGCCATGGCCACCCCGAACCATATGCTTTCTAGGGTGGAGTTCCATCCGCAGCCCGACACGTACCCCCCAATTGCTGGGTGCCCTAGGACCGCAATCTGTGGGGCCCACCCAATCACTTTCCCGAAGCCAGCTGTCCGATCTAGGAACCCTCTGGGCAAGACCTCCGCGGGGTCCATGTAGTCACGAGGGATTTCAACCTTGCCCTTTGGCGAGGGCCGCCGCAGGGACCACAGGAAGGGTTGTCCACTACGTTCCAGCGCGCAAGCCATCTCCTTCACCTGGTCCTCGCCGAAGCTCCCCATGCTCCCGAAGCATAGGAAAACCACCGATGAAGGTGATTGCCCGTCGAGCCACTCCATGATGTCATCGCCTCCGCTGTTAGCCTTCTTTTTTATCTCACCCTTCAGATTTAATATTGGCCCAACTGGATACACCACGGGCGCCCCTAGGCCTGCTAAGGACCTTATTGCATGAGGTTCAAGCTCGTCGAACGTGTTTACAACAATGCCTGCGGCCGCTCTCATCCTCCTGGCGTGCTCCAGAAACGGTCCGATCGCCTCCTTCATAAGAACCACGGAGGGTAAGACCTTGGCTGGCAAAGGGTTCATGAAACTCGGGATGTCCAGTTCGCCAGCCGCATCCTTGAATTCAGCTACGTCCACGTTGTGCTCGTCTTGGAGTGACTGGAGGTGCAGCATCATGCCGAGGAAAGCAGCGCTTGACGGGAAGAAGATATAGGATGGTACTCCGAACTCATCCGCCAGGTCAAGCATGGTGGTGCAGAACATGTCAAGAACGAACCCTGCAAGCCGCCTGGTTGAGCCGGCTGAGTCGGCGATCTTGGCAACAGCCTGCTTGACGAGGGGCATGTTGCTTTCAATAAAATGGGTGCGAAAATTGCCCGAGGAGATGACAGTGTTGGCGTTCTCACGTGGGAGATGAACAAAGCGGATGCGGGCAGCGGCCCCAGTGGTGGCGAGCGAGTTTGTGTATGAATCGACATCGAAGTCGAACAGAAGCCTCATGATGAGGACGGTGACAGAGAGGCGTGGGTCACGGTCGACAAGCAGCTTGGCCATCCCGACCATCGGTATGAGATGGCCCATGCCAGGCGATGGGACGAAAATGAGCTCGGCGTGGGTCATCGGCGAAGCTGATTATTTCCCTGGGAGTGTTTCGAAGTTTCGTGGTTGGAAAAGACGGTGATGAGGCTTGAGGCTTTTTATGTTGATTATTATTTATGTTGGGTTGTGGCGAGGAAGATTCTCGGTTGATTCCGTCTTCtcggggcatttttgtcattcgATTGTTTGATTTGCTTGATTCAATGCATTTGCACCTAATGCAGCGTATGACATTTTTGTCTCGAGCTTCAGCCCGTTAGACAAAATCAGACATGATAGGatgaaaaattttcttttggaccCCACACGTGATCTACGcccatcgtttttttttttttcaagtttttatgggttttttcttcttttttctttttttcttttgttttatttttttttttttttgcgttcgGGAGAGCTTCATGgtcattttctctttctgtACATTAAGCGTCTGAAGCGAGTCTATTaaagacaaaagggaaaaagcttgattcacattcacattcgaAAATGATAACTAATGATAACTGCATAAGGGCTGTGGTAGCCTACATAGGCGGACCACAGTCCTTGCCATGCACCCTCATTTTCCAACAAAAGCAAACAATGCTTTTATATAAACACCCACATACATCCGAACACACCTACAAAACAAAGGGTTTTCAATCACATCACCACTTGTAACTCTCAACCTATAAAATCATTTAACACGTGTTAGCGAATAACCTTATTGTCCTCACGACTGTGTGACACGTATCGCCATTAAAGCGACGTTAGCAAACAATCAACCAAGGCACACCGGTCAAACATGTGACATCCTGTAGtctggctcgttttgaagccttgaataaatgaaaagtctcatcgatgtacttcgGTTGAATCTCACTAacgatccctctcgagtagactaaccaaatgggaatggctagctaggaaaatcaagtacgtggacctaagaacttggtcatggactgactctttggccatgaaaattgtcgagggaatattttggaccaatataggccgatcctaggataattaaggaacgagttgggtaataccctacgcttggatcacgggtgattccgttcgacctcgtatgggttccgaacgtccccgattattttctaacgatcgtgtccatcgggactagtgattgaccctgcaattgaatgacaccaaggtcgccaaggctcgagtaattcttaaacgtgattttaatcacgggtcgatacgcgtagctcctaaaagccgcccgttagtttgagatacgcgacaattctattgatcgagattgatcgcgaatcgagcttcggaatttgacgtcggacattcgggggtttcaataaataaaattttggacgtttcctcatcgtgtgaaattccttgcggttcgccccaagggttcggggaaaagtatatttgatttggatatgggaaaggacccatttgcctcGAAAAATAcctcatttttcacttggaactaagggtattttggccatttttccttttggccgagattgactagtcaatgagggagataattatttttctcttgactttgggagcataattaattattattaacctatattagttattatattggcatcttcttcttcattatccaagactctcctctctctctagctcactttctctctacctcactctccctctccctcacttggccaaacaccctctctctcaccctccattgcgaaaattcttcaagccttctttggtgtcgctttgggcGCTTGGGTCGTAGagcgtcgccgagtcgccggccgtacaaggaccgccggaatcgccactcgattcaagcttttcctcaaccgttcaacggaggttttgcggtttttgaggtaggattgtttctaaacctaaattaggtggttaggttgctaaaagaccatgaaattatgaatttttgatgaagaaagtgTTGGTTTTGAGcatgtggaggggctggacgaaaattgcagaaatggaggtgagatatgcttgttcttgaggtgaatagtaattgcaagaggatatttgtttggtcaagtttgaccatggtcaccctaccaaccctagttactttatgcctaactagagttactttatgctatagtttaatcatggttaggttagtatttgactctagttagtttttgaaccatggttagtttaaatattaactagggttacttttatgtgacataaaatcgttatgccacggtgctaattaaatgtgacattgttatagtatagtactatggtcgtgaattaattatatattagaaaattattattgttcggcgtgatatatttccacgttagtataattataatggcacgtgatttataaattgctacgttagcgtaatatggtcgcatggcgtggattggatactttggtagcataaattgatcgggtagtctggattaattcttgggtagtgtgaattgatcgggtgatcccgaattattaattctctaacgtgagtgaatcacgtgatccgatctattctgagaaaatatgagggtcgtattcaatcaagtgtCGAGGCCAAAGTGGCCGTTTTCGATTGTCGAGGccaggaaatgtgatggtcgtattcaatcagtcgtgaggccaaagtgagccgtattgtCATTGTCGGAccagaaagtaagaaagtcgtgttcattaagtcgtccgagaccaaagtgagtcgtgttcgactaattgtccgagacttgatccggtcgtgttcctatgtgtccgagaccgagatcgtgggtcgtattcctatgtgtcgagaccgggtatatgtatagagccgtgttccataaaggtccgaggctcaatttcatgaatgtatgatgtcggtgggtgacgtggaatatgtttgggtaacgtggaatattctggtaacgtggaatattctaggtggcgtggaatatgtttggagtaacgtggaatattcgggtaacgtggaatattcgggtgacgtggaatatttttgggtaacgtggaatattcgggtgacgtggatattttggtaatgtggatatttatattatggtggatgtgttaaaaatgggccccgggtacgtagaatattttattgttgggggcgtggaacgccgagcgggtaacgtagaatatttggaaggtgtgagaattttcgggaagaatggaattttctggaatttaattggggaatttttgggtaagaagaagagttgttggaaattgttgctcgcctagattgtgtcggGGCCTAGCCCGATCTAGGGTTGGATTTTcctcgagattttatctcaccccgtcgtgggttgtTGTTTTTGGACCATCGCCTCggccatgaatgacccgcctcaaggTTCGGATcccgggacatggaaaccgtggtgacagtACCCGGTAGGAGGGACAAGGTGTACTATGGGCATATTACtactatttgggtggacacgGAGAACCCTTTTGGAAGCCCATACGTCGAAGCATGGACGTACCGCTATGGGGACTTGACGGTGGGACCACGCCGGCTCGACAttccctatgacggtgttggggagtgggaccctactGTCTCCCCCCGGATGGCGTTGTAGAGTACCCGGATATTGGTCCCGATGATGTGGGCCTAGTCAGGTCGTGGCCTGAAGAAGACGGAGAGGTTGTGGGCCTTCGGACGAGTAGTCGCCTgaaatagcgaggatgaggcttaggtAGTCGGCCTCtgttttgtggagtgttgtattttggtagtgTAGCGGGCTTGACCACGTGtctttgttataggtggtcacgggcttgttgCAAGCCCGTTtggtttgtaacaactatgtatatatgtacatatgtgtgtttttaccatcccaagttatcgtgtTTTTGGtttgtacggagattttgttgcttccgcatgtgttgtataattTGTTGCGGATCCTGGGCCGACTCAAGTGAGGCgtgggatgtcgacgattcgtagggttcggggcgtgacaaaacAATATGAAGATTAATATCAAGCAAAACTTGAGAAATTTGAACCAAGCTGGCATTACAAGTCAATCAATTGATTCGTCTATTGGGTTTCAGTTTAATAAAATTGAGTGAAATAGATGAAGTGAACTTATATATCGTGGCAACCGGGTCCAGGAACGAACACTTGGATTCCAAGCTTGGCCTCTATGGACTTGGGCTTAGACGCTGCCATGGTCTCGGGCTTAGTCTCGATGGACTTGGGGCTCGACATCTCGTGCACGAGCACCGGAATTAAGTTCCTAGGCCTTACCACGATGGACCCGAGCAAACGCGCAAGGGACCTAGGCCAGCCTCAATGGACCCAGGCACGATCGTCGGTGGTCCTAGGAATGACCTATGATGGACCCTAGTCCGAGTGCTAGGAACTTAGACAAGGCACCGAGATCGATGGCCCGGCCTCCATAAACCCGGGTGCAAGCGTCGAGGTCTATAGCTCGGCCCTATTGGACCTAGGTTTGAATGGTGGGGACTAGATCTCGGGCGCCCAAGGTCCGAGGCTCTCCCTCAATGGACCCATCATTGGCAGCCAAGGTCCTAGGCACGAGATTGACCTCGATGGACATGGGCCCTACACCTTGGACCTAAGCATGGGTGCCGAGATCCCGTGCACGGTCTTGATGAACCCAAGCTCAAGCATCGGGGTTGCGGGCATCCACCGATGCCCGATGGACCCAAGTCCGAGCGACGGGGTCCTGGGCCCAGCATCAATGGTTCGGGGCACGGGCAAAAAGGACCCGGGCTCGAAAGTCGGGTATTCAAGCACAAACATTGAGGTTCGAGGCGTAGCCTCAATGGACCCAAGCACAGGTGCAGCCTCGATGTTATGGGGCCCAACGTCATGGGCACAGACATCGTTGTTTCAGGGTTAGCACAACATCCGGGGTATCGGGCACAGCCTTGATGGATCCAAACCGGGGCATCGGAGTCCCAAGCCTGGCCTCAAATGGACCCTGCCCTGCTGACAAGGGCCTAGAATGAGCTTTGGAGTTCATGCGCCAAAACGTGAAGTTTCTAGTCCAATTGCCGATACTTAGCTATATTgtcgaaaatgattttccatttaagaagaaatcattttcctgaatttaagTTTTATTAGAAAAAGCTTTTCCATTGACTagggaaaaaaattgttgacTCATTTTGCTAAGCCATTCAAATGCCgataaataaaaagaacaaatattCTTATGAAAAAGTTCTCTTCAAAACAAACAGTGCTTAACAAAGAGTCAAATTCCTTGGATTTTCTAGTGATTGTTGAAATTCACTCAACTTGGAAAAGAGGTAATAGAACGTGCTCATTGAATTTCGAGACGAGTTCACTTCACAATTAGAAAAGTGAACATGTCTCGAGGCAGCATTCATGGAAAGCAAAACTTCGAGCCAATTACAGCATGTCATGGGAAAATTTCTTTCAATATTTTCTAAGTTTATTgcatcaattcagttttaattttattttaatatggtcgatttattcttaaacattttgaagaTATTTTAAGGCTCACGGTACTTCCACTCCCTTATTGACTCATGACACTCCCATTTAATATTGAATAGACTACATTGTCCCTTGCACGTcccactcttgatttaagattatttcttacctttttccttcttctttttcattggtTTCGATTTTACTAGAGACAAAACCACGCTCCTCTCAAATAACATTTATTAAGGTTAATGTGGGGCACACTCTTGATATAAGACTAATGgttgcctttctttctttctttttttcttttaactttgtgccttttctttctccatttggaaCAAAACCGGTGCACCTCTTTTCCAAAAAACAATTTGTTTTAGGGTTGTTCAGTTCCTAGTCCGGTTCTATCTAGTTCCCAGGTGATCCGGTGGAACCGAACAAGCTCGAAAAGGCAAGACTTTCGTTCAATGCAGAAATTACAAGATGAACATAGAGCTAACATGGCTTTTCAACATTGCTCCAGTCCACTACTTCACCCAGGACCGGAGCCATAATGCGTGCACTCACTCATCCATGTCGATCAAAAATAGAATGCTCTGAACCTCCGAGTCGAATTGGAAGTCGAAACCAGCACTCCCACCAAATCGTGGAGATAAAACTTACCGATCTTAACAAGTACTCCGTGATTTGAAAGAAATGTAGGCAGCAACCAAAGCACTTCGTTTTTCGTCAACATGTAGGTGACTCTGTTCCTATAACTTTAAACCGCTACACTATCCATCGCTAACATGCTACtccaacaagaaaaaataattgcacCCAACTTGCACTTCCGCAGATATCcccatctttctttcttacgaGTCCAGCCTGCAGCCAACcatatgaattttttccaataaaaagactgaagaaagaaaattttgttgCCGGTCTGGCTCCCCTtgaaaccgagaaccggaccaaactAGCCGGTTCATTATCTCACTCCTAGTTTATTTGGTAGATAACTAACTAATTATTGTGTTTCTGCCAAATAAAGCTAATTATTCCATTAATGAGTtgcatatttctttatttttgtagtAGGAAATTGCTGTTGAAAAAATAACTTAAGCACAAGTAAGAGTATAATCCACCAGTACATTGTGTATAATGCATACATCAACTATTATATTTCTTCTTAGAATAAATTCTCGTAAATTTGATCCATAAATCAAAGTCGAAAAATTTACGAtcatgaaaataatttaaagaaatAAAGTTTATAATTGACAAATAAAACTACAATTTATTTACGCTAGTATATGATTAGTGTTTGCTTAGATTATAATATTGGAGAACAGGTTCAGAAAAAGATCAATATGAAGGGAACGTTGAAATGTAATGTGCGTGGAAAAAGTGgcttgagtgaaaaaaaaaaaagaaagttgctTTGAAGGGACGTGGgcaagtttttcttttagtaaaaattgacaaaagaaagaagaaaaaaaggtaagaaataaTCCTATATCAAGGGTGAAACCCACAAGGGATAATATGGTTAATCTAATGTGATAGGGAGTGTGAGGAGCCAATAAGGGGATGGAAATAGTGCGGGCCTATTTTAATATAGTTCTTTGACGATACATGGCATGATCGACCATCTAATATGGACGACGagtcttttttgttcttttattttcttctcttttctttggcaTCATCTTTAATCTCTTGATCGCTCGGCCAATCCTCCTTCGGTGCACATAAGTCAGTGTCCATTGTCGCCAAACTACGGAGCGGCCTTACTTAGCTTCGGGAAAAGTTGAGGGCATCACGCCGCCTCCGTCACGGTTGATAGGAAAATAGAGAGTCGTTGCCACATTGACGGGCCGCACGGTGGCATTTGACAATCCTAGCCTCGACGCATAGACATCCTTCATAGAGCCAACTGCACACAGAGGGCCGAGCACTGCCTGGCTGTATATCTGCAACAAATCTGGGAAAAAATCGCATCTTTTCCTGATGAATATCATGTTGTTGTTGAACATTAGGATGCTATAACTTTGCCCAAAACTTGTAATTTTGTCTACTGGGAATTCTATCTAGCAGGTAGAATGGGCCAACTAACTTGAACAAAggaggaaaaatgacacaagtgcttcttgaacttttaatttattcaatgcggttccatgaattttttgtatatcttcaatttagtcctcgaactatataaaattatttaatattttacttgattttgaattaatggaaagaagATAATatggaatattttcatatagttcggggactacaatgaagatgtaccaaaagtttatgTATTACAACGAACAAATCAACAGGTCAAAGATCCTAAtgcacattggactaaagttcgggATAATTCGCGTCATtatctcaacaaaaaaaacatacaaaatCAACTCTTTGCTCCACCATGTGATTCAAGGACAATACCCAATGAGAGTCCGATAAGACAGCTATGCGAGAGTAGGATTTTCCCGTTGGAACTATATATCCATTTGGGAAGGAGATGGACATTGGCGAGCATGAGGAGGCTGGGGACGGTATCAGAGGTATGGGGTCTGAGAACGTTCCTTTGGAGGTCTGAGGACGGATTGTCGACGAGGCCAAGAAAGGAGCTAGGCTCGATGGGCAGTGAGAGATAGGCATTGGCGAGCCTGAGAAAGCTGGGGATGCCATCGGATGAATAGGGTCTGAGAACGTTCCTATGGAGTTTTGGTGACGGATTGTCGGCGAGGCCAGGAAAGGAGCTGGACTCCACGGGTTGGGAGAGATGTCCATGCGAGGGCATGAGAGATCATGATGTTGAGCAAGATCGAGGGGTTCTTCGGCACCATAAACTCTTCGAGTTGCTCAAACTCGGCGCTGTCCCCCTGAGCGTGTGTTTTGTCTTCAACTAAAAGATCAAAGACGATGATGGCCACAACATTTCCTGAGCCGGGTGTGGGATGTCGGACCCTCACCGGTGGCTGGCCCCACCACCTGCGTCATTAGAATCTTCCCCATTCACGTACGCTTTATGACTGCGTTTAATAATCGGGATAAAACTTAGGATAAGATAAAACTTATTATCTTGTGTGATTGATAGCTCTCCAAAATAGGATATATGAGGGATATAGctcggataaaaaaatcataggaGATGGGTGGAATAGATCAAGATAGGATTTTTCAAGAGAgtagacataaaaaaaaaaaccaactttgcTTAAGGTTGCCTCTGAAGTTCGGCCACCTCTCCGATAGCACCAGGCTGGAGTCTTCAACCACAAAGCTAGGTATCGCCATGACCTCGTTCTTTAATCTATTGTTTAGCGTGATATGAGATCACATTCCTCCTTCTTtaatcaattgaatcttttCGACATTCGAAAGGAGTCTCAACATAATGGAAGAACTCGAGGTTGATCATCAACTTTCAAAATAGCTCTCTTGGACAACCTACTAGAGTGCATCTTTAACTTGTAAAAAGAGGTGTATAATTCGATTGTTGAGTTCTTATTTACTTACTCGACAAGACAATGAGCAAGGCAAATGGATTATTCTCGGATGATTCTACTCTAAATCAAGACTCTTGATTTTAACAGATCTGCTTTGTCGAAGTTGTCCCCCCGCATACAGATGGCACAGACCTATAGTAAAAAATAACTCACTCATCAGAACCCATCACtaaattatttctaaaacatTCTGATGTTTCAACAAAATAGAATCCATCTTAGCCGCACTTTGCATTTgcttatccgactttaaattcgCAGTTCACAAAATAGTGAATAgaatatgacaaaattcttgaatttcttatcctatcatatcatGTCCTACCTTTACTAAAAATCCGAATGACTAAACATAgcttatattttgatttttgtcttcttgcctttctttttatttgaccTTTCTTGTATTTTAGTCCATGTCGGATCGCTAACCATGTCATGTTAGACAACCGGCAATGACAAGACCGATCGTCAACGATATGCATTGAAAATCAACCAAAAGGATTAGATTGAAAAATCATCGAAATATCTGGGAGTAATCAATTGAACTCCATTGTGATAGCTCATCACTCGTGGAGCTCTTAACAAGTGAAGCCCATTGCCCTTCCAAAATCTTGTTGAAGAGCGTAAGGGCCTCTTGGCCTAACTAAAAGAAGCGACGGTAATCCATTCTCCATGTCTGGGTCGCGAAGCCCCATGGACCAGGACATCTTCCTCCTGATATTTAGGATTTGTTCTGTTTTGACGCTAGCTTCAATTGTTCTTCCAAAATGGTGAAAGGGAAATAGAAGTGGCtcgttttgacccaaaaaaaa
This genomic interval from Rhodamnia argentea isolate NSW1041297 chromosome 4, ASM2092103v1, whole genome shotgun sequence contains the following:
- the LOC115729938 gene encoding anthocyanidin 3-O-glucosyltransferase 2-like, with the translated sequence MTHAELIFVPSPGMGHLIPMVGMAKLLVDRDPRLSVTVLIMRLLFDFDVDSYTNSLATTGAAARIRFVHLPRENANTVISSGNFRTHFIESNMPLVKQAVAKIADSAGSTRRLAGFVLDMFCTTMLDLADEFGVPSYIFFPSSAAFLGMMLHLQSLQDEHNVDVAEFKDAAGELDIPSFMNPLPAKVLPSVVLMKEAIGPFLEHARRMRAAAGIVVNTFDELEPHAIRSLAGLGAPVVYPVGPILNLKGEIKKKANSGGDDIMEWLDGQSPSSVVFLCFGSMGSFGEDQVKEMACALERSGQPFLWSLRRPSPKGKVEIPRDYMDPAEVLPRGFLDRTAGFGKVIGWAPQIAVLGHPAIGGYVSGCGWNSTLESIWFGVAMATWPLYSEQQLNSFELVVELGLATEVRMDYRRDFKMETNAVVMADEIEGVIRKLMREVGGERWRKVKEMSEKSRKALVEGGPSYLSLSRFIEDIFNNMP